Genomic window (Arachis hypogaea cultivar Tifrunner chromosome 13, arahy.Tifrunner.gnm2.J5K5, whole genome shotgun sequence):
TAttgtattatttaataatttgtaAACAACTTTGAACAGTTCAACCAGAAGCCACAAATTGTTGGTTTAGGTTGTTTGCCGATGCTTGTTTTCTCCATCAAATGCTATACGTCAGCTTAAATTGGATTTACTGTCAACTCCCTTTGTTCTTCATGTTTATTGCATGCAGCTGTGTGAATCAGACATTGAAGCAGTAGAGGAAATTAACTTTTCAGTTTCTGAAGTGAAGAACAACTACAAGGTAagattttctctttctcttgttTATTTGAGGACCTAGTAATGGCTTTAGTGTCTAATGGTGAAAAACTGAAAGTCTATCATGTTTATATTGTTATGGTCTTAATTCTTATCCTCCTAACTATTtctatatttctctttttttttttggctctTCCTATATTCAATGAATGATTACCTGATACAGGATGCTACCCTCTTACCAAAATGGAAAGCATTTCAGACAGTCATATATCTTGAACGGGTGAGATTACTGGTTACCTTTTTTTTTATCAGATAGATATAGGTCAGAATTTGCAGCATTACATATTCTGGTTGATATAGATTTGCAGATAGCCAATTGAAAAAAATGAGGCACTCAATCATCCAGAATTCACGCAGCCTGTATATTTTCACCCATTTCACTTTATTCTATGTTATGGATTCTTATATCTGCAGGATGATGGCCTGAATGACTCAAGTAAAATTGCTGCATTTGATTTTGATGGGTGTCTTGCAAAAACTGCTGTGAATAAGTATGCTTGAATCTGAAGTCTAAGATTTGCTATTATATttattgatgctgttggatttaaTATCTTTTATAAATTACAACCTTTTGATATGATGTATTAAGAagcctatttatttatttatttgcagaGTGGGTGCAGACGCTTGGTCCCTCATGTATCCTTCAATTCCTGATAAACTACAAAGCTTATACAAGGATGGGTACAAGCTGGTGCGtctgttttattttaaaaaaaatggctgtagaattttgtttgatttttagaaCTCTTCTATGCTCATCCTCCTTTATTTGTATCTTGTGATGGTCACAATTTAACTAAAATGAATAgataataatggcatttctggtTCTCTATGCTGTTTATTGTCTCACTATTGTTTATTATAGgtaattttcaccaatgaatccAATATTGAACGTTGGAAAAATAAGAGACAAGTAGCCGTGGACTCAAAAATTGGACGTCTCAATAATTTTATTGAGAAAGTGAAGGTTCCAATTCAGGTGACTTCTTTGAGACTCCACACATCTGTCTTCTACTATTATTAGCAATGCAAATATTGCTTTTCTTACTGGCTATAACAATCGTTTTCTGGTTCAATTGTTTTCTGTGTTTGGGACATTGCTTTGTTGACAGTGTTCATATTAGTTAAACAAAATTGGGTGATGTTAAAATTTGATGATATCTTTTGGTGATGCTCAAGGTTAAATATTCCTGTTCTATCTTTCATCTGTTGGTAATAGTTATTAGGAAACATGGGTAATTGGGTATACGACACCTAACGCAGATACAATGCGACATCGTCTGTTTAAGGTCTTCTCTAACCAATATATCCAACGGGATTGGCTTACATAGATAGTTTCTTTTAGGTGTTAACccttttattttgtatatgtgaGGAAATCTCATCCTCGtttttgtctttcttttcttttaatttcatttcctaaAGAAAAAGATATGCTAGGTAATATAGGATTAGGAATGAATGCATTCCAAAGAAAATTAAGGTAGCAATTTACATATGATAGAGGTGGTTTTATCTTGTATTAGCTCATTTGATCAGTATGAAGAAGGCTGACAGGCTCCCATAGATATTAACCTGAAAAGCGCAAGAGAATATAACAAGGAATAACGGACAATGAGAGAACCTAAATTAGAGCACTATACTAGTTCTCACTCTCCTAAGCCTGTGACAACTCAGCAGTTAGACATGTAAAAGCCTTGACAGTAGACGAGGTTAGAATTGATATTGCTCATGTATCAACGTTGTTGTATCTCTCGAATCGTGTTTGTTGTATAAAAGGATCTTCACATGAAGAACTGTTATATCCAGCAGATTGGAGTGGTGTATTATAGACTTAGTCTCACATAATACACCATAAACAATAGAAAAATGCCGACCTCCATATATGTGACTCACTCCCTCCCCCTACCAAATCTTATAGAATATGATATTCTGTCCTTGTCAACAAATAACACTACACCATATATAACCACATGCTTATGTTACATTTCTATCTGCTATAACTATCTCGGGTCCTATTACTTTCTTCCTTACACGCAGAATGTATTTACTCTTACTAAGCTTGCTCCTGTATTAGTGGCTATAGCGACCAAGAAACTAtttgaaaaaccatgaaaaattATTTGGAATTAATTGTATATCTATAGTTGTGGCCTTATGGCTGATGCAAAGGCACTATCTTATCATCCAATCTATATAGGCTATCTCCCCTGGACTCAAGGCTTGGTGGTTGTTGTTACTGGAATACTGGTTTCTTGCTCAGGCAGTTACATGCTTTATGCAGCAAGTGACAAATattaacaagaaaacaaaaagttgCAGTACATTCTTCAAAAAAGTTTTAGGAAATAGGTGAGGAGCTGACATGAGAAACAATGTTTCATCTGTATGCAGGTGTTTATTGCTTGTGGGGTAGGTAAAGGTAAAGCAGACGGAAAAGACGATCCTTTTCGCAAACCTAAATCAGGGATGTGGCATCTGATGCAGCAGCACTTAAACTCCGGCATTGCCATTGACATGGATCAGTTATTTTTTTTCCCCCTTCCATGCGATAGCACTTTTGGGTGCTACATTttcattattataaattttgtttacaCCCATGAAGGTTCGAGAATGTAAAGCACACATTTTTCTATGATGTAGATCATTTTATGTTGGTGATGCAGCTGGGAGAGAATCAGATCACAGTGATGCAGATATTAAATTTGCAGAGGTATTTAAACCATTTTAGCCATACTGAATTTACTTCATAATTTTTATGCCCAGTATTTAGCACTTGTCTTCCAGATAATGTGAACTTTAATCATTACATCTAAGTAACCTATTGAAAAGAATGAAGATGATGGCTGGGACTCAGTTATTCTTCTCGAGAAGGTTATAGGTTGTTGAGATTGTTAATAGTATCATCGCCTTTACTAGTTTTTATGTTGTTTGACATTAGAAATTGCTTTATTTGTTCCTCACATGTTTATTGTCTGATTTGTTTTTCTTCATTGATTTTAGGCCAttggtttaaaattttttgtccctgaagagTATTTCGATGCCTGATATCAAATCTCGGATCATTGGTTCATTGAAGCCATATGCTTAAAGCCATGTTTGCTAGACATTGCTAACTGGGAGAGTCATGTAAATTTACATGCTATTGTCTTTAATATATCAGTTGGAAGAATGTAAATGGattaattattgtaatttagATTGTAGGCATCTAATTTGGAGCAATCTTAAATTTCCTTGTAATACTGCAATTCTATGATCATGTGCGAgtaatcatttttaaatttatggCGTCAAAAGAACCAACATCGTTGCTGAGTGGTTTTATGGTTCATACATGGTGCATGTTGTGAAGGTTATGGAAACGATGGTTATATAATTTTGACaacaattaaaaaatagttaaaattaagATAGTGTTGTGATAAAGATGGATGACCACGTATGGTTTAGGTGGATTTCATTCTCAAGATTGAATGAATCTCTTTACAAGGCAAAAAGCAATAAATGAAGGTTGAAAGTGGAATCACTTTACATGTATAAATAGCAAGCATTGTAAGATGCATTTGACATATTACATATCAATAACAATAATCTCCTTTCTCTTTATAttgtcttcttttctttccatacGTTGCTATTATATAATAGTAGTGAATATATAAATTACTTCTATTATTATAGTAAGATAATTATATTGTAgtaaatattaatactagagtcttctatttatacatctttattttatatttagtatatcttttatttattttacaacacgttatcagcacgaagctctaacgaaattttaggaagactccggataacaaattttcattatgttgaaactctttcatcttgaatttaatgctcttaatatatctgaaaataattatttatcatggatactagatgttaaaatccatcttgatttaatggattttgaagataccattaaggctaaaaataatgcatctcagaaggataaagccaatgCCATGATTTTCCTTCATCGTTATCTTGAcaaatgaatatcccacattaaaagatcttgcagatctgtggaaagaccttgaaaaaAGGTACAATCATGTGATACTTTCTCAAgtccgatatgttagagaaaactttctcaatcttccatgcctcgaatgtgctcctgcagtagcaatcgagaaaaaggatttaaaaatattctaaactaatttcttactttcttgttgctgaacgcaacaatgagttactcttaaaagaatcatgaagcgcgcccagctggcgccgccccatttcctgaagtaaatgcggcaaactacctcagaagaggtaaatggcaagattttgataacaaaaaaaattatggaaggaaaaggaattatattcacaagaaaagatctcaccagaagtgggataaagaaagaaacaatgggcaaagtaaatcaattgaggataaatgcttctgTTGTTgtggaaagggtcattggtcacgtacctgtcgtaccccaagacacctagttgatctttatcaagtatccttgaaaaaggatgacaaaggaaaggaaacaaattttgtttcaaattatgaaaattccaccattcattatgatgtatctaatttctttgaggatcctgaaggaaatattggttatttgatcaatgatggaatagtttgatatatgtatatgtttgttaagtattcatgtgaataattttactgtgcatgtacttttactcattttattattattatttatttttgaagaaaaatggcaaggatatattctgaagatatttgccttgggcataatgcaagttcgcacactattcttaaaagtattatatattttacccatcttgtgtcaaaagaggaatatgttaatactattattggctcgggtaatgtgatagaaggctccgaaagagctataattttgtttcctgaaggaacaaaatttataataaataatgcactattatctaccaagtccctGAAGAActtattgagtttcaaagatattcgccgaaatggatatcatgttgagacaatgaatgagggaaatcatgagtatttatgtagcacaactcatgattcaaataagaaagttatattagaaaaattaccctcactttcatttggattgtattataccaagattagtgcaattgaatcacatgccattgtaaaccagaagtttactagcccaaatgaatttataacttggcacgaccgattgggtcatccgagaacaaccatgatgcggagaattattgaaaactcccatggtcattcactaaagaaccagaagattcttaaatatagtgaattttgttgtgttgcatgttctcaagggaagttaattttaaggtcatcaccagtaaagattagatttgagtcccctaaattcctagaaaggattcaaggtgatatatgtggacccaTTCATCTACCATGtggatattttagatattttatggtcctgatagacgcatcttcgagatggtcacatgtgtgtttattatcttctcgcaacctggcgtttgcgagattaccggctcaaattattcgattaaaagcacaattttcagaaaattcaatcaaagcaattcgtcttgataatgctggtgaatttacttcccaagcttttgatgcttattgtatggctaatggaataagtgttgaacatccagtagcttatgttcacacacaaaatgggttagcagaatcacttattaaacgcctccaattaattgctagactcttacttatgagaacaaatctcccaacctcggtttgggggcatgctattttacatgccgcagcacttattcgtttgaggccaacgagttactatcagttctctcctatgcaattagcttttggccagcagccaaatgtttcctatttaagaatatttgggtgtgcgatatatgttcccattgcaccacctaatcgtacCAAAataggaccccaaagaaaattgggaatatatgttggatatgattctccctctatagtgaggtatcttgagatacaaaccggagatgtatttaaagctcggtttgcggattgtcattttgatgaatcaaaatttttaacattagggggagataataagcttcctgaaaaggaacttaattggaatgcatcatcgttgatgcatttagatcctcgatcagggcaatgtgaactagaagttcaaaagattatacatttgcaaagaataacaAATGAATTttctgatgcattttctgatacaaagaggataaccaaatcttatataccagtgaaaaatgccccaattcgaattgatgtcctagtaggacaagtagccactaaagcaaattcacgccagaagcgtggcaggcctgtcggttccaaagacaaaaattctcgaaaaagaaaagaggtaaatacgatttctgttgaaaaagatatagtagagacacctgcagttgtccaaaattctgatataatgttAACGCCAGAagcgttcaggtacctgaaaattgtaaaaatgacgagatctcaataaattatgtctttaagGAGAGAAAtgagaccgaaataagacaattgtcaatgaaatatttgcatataatgtggcattgaatatcatgcatgaatgtaaggatcttgagccaagatcagtcgaagaatgtcgacaaaggaatgattggccaaaatggaaagaagccatgaaggctgagttagactcacttgcaaaatgtgaagtctttggacctgtagtccgtacaccagaagaagtaaaacctattggataccggtgggtatttgtgagaaaacgaaatgagagaaatgaagttgtgcgctacaaagcccgacttgtggcacaaggttttttacAAAggtccggtatagattatgaagaaacgtattcccttgtagtggatgcgataacattgcgttatttggtcagtttatctgcatatcataaactgcatatgcatttaatggatgtggtaacagcctatttatacggctcattagatcgggatatctatatgaaagtccctgaagggctaaagatatctaaaccatccaatgaatattcacaggggttatactcagtcaaattgcaaagatctttatatggtctaaagtaatctggacgaatgtggtataatcgtcttactgagtatctggccaaaaatggattcaagaatgatgatatctgtccatgtattttcataaagaaatctacatctagattcattataattgctgtgtacgttgatgatttaaatatcattgggactcctgaagagattccaacaattataaaaactctaaaagaagagtttgagatgaaagatctaggaaagactaaattttatctcggcctgcagatcgaacatacaaaaaatgggatctttattcatcaaacaacatacacagaaaaaaaATCTTGagaagattttatatggataaattgcatcccttgagtaccccaatgatcgtaagatctttggatgtggaaaatgatcaattctgtcctaaggaagaaaatgaagatatccttggtccagaagtaccatatcttagtgccattagagcgctaatgtatcttgctaataatacacaacccgatatatcatttgctgtgaacttactagcaaggtatagttcctctccaaccagaagacattggagcggaatcaagcaaatctttcgatatcttcatggaacggttgatatgggattgttttatccctatggatccaagtcacaattagttggctatgcagatgctggatatttgtctgatccacataaagggaaatctcaaacaggatacctattcacatatggtgttatagctatatcatggaggtccacgaaacagacgattgcagcaacatcctctaatcatgctgaaatactagcgatacatgaagctagtcgcgagtgtttttggctgaggagtgtgatccaatatattctgtcatcatgtggactgattgatcagaagatagctccaactatcctgtttgaagataatacagcatgtagtgctcaacttaaaggcggatatatcaaaggtgatagaacaaagcatatttctcccaaattcttcttcactcatgatcttcagaatcaagggacaattgatgtccaacagatccgctcaagtgataatctggcagatttattcacaaagtcactcccaaaaatcttcttttgaaagattggtacatcagattgggatgcgccaatttcgagatataaaataatgtcggcaagagggggagactgtactcttttttccttgataaggtttttttcccattggatttttcttgacaaggtttttaatgaggcagtccctatcactaaaggatattgtactctttttccttcactaaggtttttttcccactggatttttctttagtaaggttttaacgaggtaataatcctaaatggtcatccaaggaggAGTGTTGTGATAAAGATGAATGACCACGTATGTCTTAGGTGGATTTCATTCTCAAGACTGAATGAATCTCTTTACAAAGCAAAAAAGCAATAAATGAAGGTTGAAAGTGGAATCACTTTACATGTATAAATAGCAAGTATCGTCAAATGCATTTGACACACTATACATCAATAACAATAATCTCCCTTCTCTTTatattgttttcttctctttccatACGTTGCTAATATATAATAGTAGTGAATATATAAATTACTTCTATTATTATAGTAAGATAATTATATTGTagtaaatattaatactaaaatattctatttatacatcttcattttatatttagtatatcttttatttattttaatacacGTAATATTGCTTTTGGTCACTTCACATTGATTTTTATGGTTAAATTAGTCAATAACTCCATTACTAAAGGACAAAACTGAAAGGAGACTTGGTAGTACAAGAAACATCGTATTCCGCACTTTTGGGTGTGTACtcaattaatattttatagaaTTGAGAATTTCGAAATTACTAAGAGAAGAATTAATTGTTTTACCAGTCttatatatttcaatttttctttcgatatctagataaatataaaaaacataTTTGATTGatcattataaaatttttattttgatttaaaatatttgaaaaattagtATTAACAATACTAAAATATAACTTAAGCTATGTATAACTTATGTTATATGACGCATATAGATATATGTACAATTAAAtataagttaaaatatttttaattatttttagagtttaattttaatatattgacaaTGTAAAGGGTTTTACACAGATGTATAATTAC
Coding sequences:
- the LOC112737926 gene encoding polynucleotide 3'-phosphatase ZDP, whose product is MLTIPKSLVIVTANHPNNLPNPITSLFLPHSPFLPRFALRASSPVSKRLFWWTRKRNPKPFQSTMPGSSMLAEYAKSNRSTCKVCSKAIESKALRLGAVAKGKGGFDITKWHHLDCFPFPSDSESLLASPEDAIKGFSSLKSTDQEALKKILVAAHDKSQKKVDKAIEDIQKDEGRDTKRRKLCESDIEAVEEINFSVSEVKNNYKDATLLPKWKAFQTVIYLERDDGLNDSSKIAAFDFDGCLAKTAVNKVGADAWSLMYPSIPDKLQSLYKDGYKLVIFTNESNIERWKNKRQVAVDSKIGRLNNFIEKVKVPIQVFIACGVGKGKADGKDDPFRKPKSGMWHLMQQHLNSGIAIDMDQSFYVGDAAGRESDHSDADIKFAEAIGLKFFVPEEYFDA